A section of the Glandiceps talaboti chromosome 8, keGlaTala1.1, whole genome shotgun sequence genome encodes:
- the LOC144438883 gene encoding mitochondrial ornithine transporter 1-like, which translates to MTSADQQIPLPSGGFQVMEGLAHHGETVPVKPTSVYWQSFAEFTAGAIGGTACVLAGQPFDTVKVKMQTYPEFYPSSWQCFKQTFVKDHIAGLYRGTVPALAANIAENSILFMSYGWCKAMVCNVSGHNTTDDLNITENAIAGCAAAFFASLGLCPTELVKCRMQAMHEATMSQGKAVTTRLSPWAVTRAILQQNGLRGMFKGLTSTWAREMPGCFFFFGGYELSRTLLTPTGSSKADLSVPRLMFCGGFAGACLWTAIFPIDVVKSRIQVQSMIGNMEGRFLPMLINIYRTEGIRALYSGLGPCVLRSFPANGALFVAFEWSRKYLMQL; encoded by the exons ATGACATCAGCTGATCAACAGATCCCCCTCCCCTCTGGGGGATTCCAAGTGATGGAGGGACTGGCTCACCATGGCGAGACTGTCCCAGTCAAACCTACGAGCGTGTATTGGCAGAGTTTTGCTGAATTTACGGCAGGTGCAATTG GTGGCACCGCCTGTGTCCTAGCAGGCCAACCGTTTGATACAGTGAAAGTGAAAATGCAAACCTATCCGGAGTTCTACCCTTCAAGTTGGCAATGCTTCAAACAGACATTTGTAAAAGACCACATAGCTGGATTGTACAGGGGAACAGTTCCAGCACTGGCTGCCAACATCGCTGAAAATTCTATTCTCTTCATGAGTTACGGATGGTGCAAGGCTATGGTGTGTAACGTTTCTGGGCATAACACCACCGACGATCTCAATATTACAGAAAACGCCATTGCTGGGTGTGCGGCTGCCTTCTTTGCATCTTTAGGACTGTGTCCGACTGAACTCGTCAAGTGCCGTATGCAAGCCATGCACGAAGCCACCATGAGTCAAGGAAAAGCTGTTACAACGCG ACTGTCACCATGGGCCGTTACCAGGGCGATACTGCAACAAAATGGACTTCGAGGGATGTTTAAGGGACTAACGAGTACATGGGCTAGGGAAATGCCAGgatgttttttcttctttggtGGATATGAACTCAGTCGTACTTTATTGACACCTACAGGGTCGTCGAAAGCAGACTTAA GTGTTCCTAGATTAATGTTCTGTGGTGGTTTTGCCGGTGCGTGTCTGTGGACAGCAATCTTCCCTATTGATGTGGTCAAATCACGGATACAAGTTCAGTCAATGATTGGAAATATGGAAGGACGCTTCTTACCAATGTTGATTAATATATATCGCACAGAGG GTATACGTGCCTTGTACAGTGGACTAGGTCCTTGTGTTCTCCGATCTTTCCCGGCTAATGGTGCGTTGTTTGTAGCATTTGAATGGTCACGTAAATACCTCATGCAACTATGA